A part of Miscanthus floridulus cultivar M001 chromosome 6, ASM1932011v1, whole genome shotgun sequence genomic DNA contains:
- the LOC136457503 gene encoding uncharacterized protein, which translates to MPLYDCMLLVKPTVTREVIADLVTRVARRACQRNGVVTDVKSFGKVNLGYGVKKLDGRLYQGQLMQMTMMVPPSFQQELHYLNKEDRLLRWLVVKHRDAVYGLEFINEDDGRNELSGFSQAHTKDDYDIEYDSDDDRWDDNDSDDDEYAIEEEEK; encoded by the exons ATGCCGCTGTACGACTGCATGCTGCTGGTGAAGCCGACGGTGACCAGGGAGGTCATAGCGGACCTGGTGACGCGGGTGGCGCGCCGCGCCTGCCAGCGCAACGGGGTCGTCACCGATGTCAAGTCCTTCGGCAAGGTCAACCTCGGCTACGGCGTCAAGAAGCTCGACGGCCGCCTCTACCAG GGCCAGCTTATgcaaatgacaatgatggttcCACCTTCGTTCCAGCAAGAACTCCACTATCTGAACAAGGAGGACAGGCTGCTTCGCTGGCTGGTTGTGAAGCACAGAGACGCTGTATATGGACTGGAGTTCATCAATGAGGATGACGGGAGGAATGAGCTGAGCGGTTTCAGCCAGGCTCATACGAAGGATGACTACGATATCGAATATGACTCCGATGATGACCGCTGGGACGACAATGACTCGGACGATGACGAGTATGCAatcgaggaggaggagaagtag
- the LOC136457504 gene encoding subtilisin-like protease SBT2.5, with protein sequence MAKQQQEVYFVFMNFDPVYERLRADRSKEGSATLYAYLSQKHDKLLAKILQPDSYHKRSSLAIVDGFAVEITEDQASVLRSAKEVRVVEKNQELA encoded by the exons ATGGCGAAGCAGCAGCAGGAGGTTTACTTCGTGTTCATGAACTTTGACCCCGTGTACGAACGCCTCAGAGCTGATCG GTCCAAGGAGGGGTCGGCCACGCTGTATGCATACCTGAGTCAGAAGCACGACAAGCTGCTCGCCAAGATCCTCCAGCCCGACTCCTACCACAAGAGGTCGTCCCTCGCCATCGTCGACGGCTTCGCAGTCGAGATAACTGAGGATCAG GCAAGCGTTCTGAGATCGGCCAAGGAGGTGAGGGTGGTGGAGAAGAACCAGGAGCTCGCATGA